A genome region from Cucumis sativus cultivar 9930 chromosome 4, Cucumber_9930_V3, whole genome shotgun sequence includes the following:
- the LOC101205098 gene encoding probable bifunctional methylthioribulose-1-phosphate dehydratase/enolase-phosphatase E1 1 has protein sequence MATASDVGVNGDKRAKISPDFLESKGVHETKTLLAELCRHFYGLGWVSGTGGSITIKVHDDAIPKQNQLVVMSPSGVQKERMVPEDMYVLSPDGSVISSPTVKPYPHKPPKCSDCGPLFMKAYQMRDAGAVIHSHGIESCLATMINPSAKEFRITHMEMIKGIKGHGYYDELVIPIIENTAYEYELTESLAKAIEAYPKTTAVLVRNHGIYVWGDSWIHAKTQAECYHYLFDAAIKLYQLGLDWSTPNHGPIQKFKEVAVGGCNDEASLKRCIVLDIEGTTTPISFVTDVLFPYARDNVHKHLSLTFDTAETKEDIKLLISQVQDDLEKGVAGAVPIPPDDSAKEEVIAAIVANVEAMIKADRKIPALKQLQGHIWLTGFENNELKGEVFEDVPRALERWHASGIKVYIYSSGSRLAQRLLFGNTKYGDLRKYLSGYFDTAVGNKRETRSYVEIRESVGVDKPSEILFVTDVYQEAVAAKAAGLDVNISIRPGNAPLPDNHGFKIIQSFSEI, from the exons ATGGCAACGGCATCAGATGTGGGTGTGAACGGAGACAAGAGGGCTAAGATATCCCCTGATTTCTTAGAAAGTAAGGGGGTCCATGAAACTAAGACTTTACTTGCAGAGCTGTGCCGCCATTTTTATGGGCTTGGATGGGTCTCTGGAACTGGCGGTAGTATCACCATCAAGGTCCATGATGATGCTATTCCCAAGCAGAATCAGCTCGTCGTCATGTCTCCTTCTG GCGTTCAGAAGGAGCGAATGGTACCGGAGGACATGTATGTGTTATCTCCGGATGGTTCTGTCATATCTTCTCCTACTGTGAAGCCATACCCACACAAGCCTCCAAAATGTTCGGACTGTGGTCCTCTTTTTATGAAG GCATATCAAATGCGAGATGCTGGAGCTGTTATTCACAGTCATGGGATAGAATCATGCCTTGCAACAATGATCAATCCATCAGCAAAGGAATTTAGA ATTACCCATATGGAAATGATTAAAGGAATCAAAGGGCATGGTTACTATGACGAACTTGTGATCccaataatagaaaatacaGCTTATGAATATGAGCTCACAGAATCTCTAGCTAAAGCA ATTGAAGCCTACCCAAAAACAACTGCTGTGCTTGTTCGAAACCATGGTATTTATGTATGGGGGGATTCGTGGATTCATGCAAAAACACAG GCTGAATGTTACCACTATCTTTTTGATGCGGCCATCAAGCTTTATCAATTGGGCCTAGACTGGTCTACTCCAAATCATGGTCCCATTCAGAAATTCAAAGAAGTTGCAGTAGGTGGTTGCAACGATGAAGCATCTTTGAAG CGTTGCATTGTTCTTGACATAGAAGGAACTACTACTCCGATATCATTTGTGACTGATGTTCTTTTTCCTTATGCTCGCGACAATGTTCACAAACATTTGTCTCTAACATTTGATACTGCTGAGACTAAAGAAGATATTAAGTTGTTGATATCCCAG GTGCAAGATGATCTGGAAAAAGGCGTTGCCGGTGCCGTGCCTATTCCTCCTGATGATTCTGCGAAAGAGGAAGTTATTGCAGCTATAGTTGCGAACGTTGAAGCCATGATAAAAGCTGACAGGAAGATTCCTGCTCTAAAACAGTTGCAA GGTCACATATGGCTAACAGGATTCGAGAACAATGAATTGAAAGGTGAAGTTTTTGAGGATGTACCAAGAGCTCTGGAAAGGTGGCATGCCTCGGGCATAAAG gtatatatatactcgAGCGGTAGTAGGTTGGCACAGAGGCTTCTATTTGGAAACACAAAATATGGGGATCtgagaaaatatttgtcaGGATATTTTGATACCGCGGTGGG GAACAAAAGAGAAACGCGCAGTTATGTCGAAATCAGGGAATCTGTTGGAGTCGATAAGCCATCggaaattttatttgtcaCTGATGTCTACCAGGAAGCTGTAGCTGCAAAAGCAGCAG GATTGGATGTGAATATATCCATTCGACCCGGAAACGCTCCTCTTCCAGATAATCATGGGTTCAAAATCATTCAATCTTTCTCAGAAATTTGA
- the LOC101204848 gene encoding uncharacterized protein LOC101204848: protein MSSGTVRLVKKLKKFADFHYKVFTRRYGQQVIDILDLPLKVVLSPFTLVFDIAGSAPRGFGVPELISKLSYASIFAIATFGTYDIALDLGRKVICQRQCQTCNGWQAMRCTKCRGSGMVNYQVKNYVLRSGEKPTPESIADAIVENRAELIHLPSSLDLHTPLPSKDCPTCDGTGVMCCPECKNKLPLRISADDIMEPPWKAYNVMKKMEYPYEHLAHSMKDPSIAAFWLLTFPQIVGGFNFDEDVKQKIWWQYKESMRYDQLRDAVAERKPGWEYLQKALISLDPVRARDDPVVVKNIPYFKAKKALEAEVIKLDPPPRPQNWGELDLPLNSSSWSQDDLKDPGKFNEMTVLLNAQREIADKILDAQWETKWRQEKLNELLEEKLRPYVTSANSHVLTAPIVLKSKDPEQKRNRRRWFWFF, encoded by the exons ATGTCTAGCGGAACAGTCCGTCTggtgaagaaattgaagaaattcGCTGACTTTCACTACAAGGTTTTCACTAGACGATATGGGCAGCAAGTCATTGACATCCTCGACCTTCCTCTTAAGGTGGTTTTATCCCCTTTCACCCTTGTTTTCGACATTGCCGGCTCAGCCCCTCGTGGCTTTGGTGTCCCCGAGCTAATTTCCAAGCTCTCATATGCTTCAATCttt GCTATTGCTACATTTGGGACTTATGATATTGCGCTAGACCTAGGAAGGAAAGTTATATGTCAAAG GCAGTGTCAAACCTGCAATGGATGGCAAGCCATGCGGTGTACTAAGTGCAGAGGGTCAGGGATGGTGAACTACCAAGTGAAGAACTATGTGTTGAGAAG TGGAGAGAAGCCAACACCAGAAAGTATTGCAGATGCCATTGTAGAGAATCGGGCTGAGTTGATTCACCTTCCTTCCAGTTTGGATCTTCATACACCATTGCCATCCAAAGATTGCCCAACATGTGATGGAACA GGAGTGATGTGCTGCCCTGAATGCAAGAATAAATTGCCACTGAGAATCTCAGCAGACGAT ATCATGGAACCACCTTGGAAAGCGTATAATGTTATGAAAAAGATGGAATATCCATATGAG CATTTAGCTCATAGTATGAAGGACCCCAGCATTGCCGCATTTTGGTTACTTACTTTCCCTCAAATTGTTGGTGGATTCAACTTTGATGAAGATGTCAAGCAAAAGATTTGGTGGCAGTACAAG GAATCCATGCGATATGATCAACTCAGAGATGCTGTTGCTGAGCGGAAACCTGGATGGGAGTACTTacaaaaa GCCTTAATTTCCCTAGACCCTGTTCGAGCCAGGGATGATCCTGTGGTCGTGAAAAACATTCCTTACTTTAAGGCCAAGAAAGCACTTGAGGCAGAAGTGATAAAGCTTGATCCTCCACCACGGCCGCAAAATTGGGGT GAGTTGGACCTTCCACTCAATTCATCTTCTTGGAGTCAGGATGATCTTAAAGACCCaggaaaatttaatgaaatgaCTGTACTTCTAAATGCCCAAAGAGAAATTGCTGATAAAATCTTGGATGCACAGTGGGAAACAAAATGGCGGCAGGAAAAG TTGAATGAGTTGTTGGAGGAAAAGCTGCGGCCTTACGTTACAAGTGCAAACAGTCATGTCCTTACAGCGCCAATTGTGTTGAAGTCAAAGGACCCGGAACAGAAG AGAAACCGACGGCGATGGTTTTGGTTCTTTTGA
- the LOC101205343 gene encoding VQ motif-containing protein 19 has protein sequence MEITSSSTSTTRSSHERETNPSPNTSPNSTTINSNPPPPPPKLLPRSDSNPYPTTFVQADTSNFKHVVQMLTGSSESPRPPQHPPTPSSKPCSVPPSSQDPFQSSKNFPIPPIKTAPKKQQSFKLYERRNHLKNSLMINTLIPNFSGSGAAAGFSPRNVEILSPSILDFPSLALSPVTPLNDDPLFDKSSSSPSLGSSSEEERAIAEKGFYLHPSPMNTPRAADPPQLLSLFPETSPRVSGSSSSS, from the coding sequence ATGGAAATCACTTCATCTTCAACCTCAACAACAAGATCATCCCATGAAAGAGAAACAAACCCTTCTCCTAATACTTCCCCTAACAGTACCACCATCAACTCCaatcctcctcctcctcctcctaaGCTTCTTCCTAGATCTGATTCAAATCCTTACCCCACAACTTTTGTTCAAGCTgatacttccaatttcaaacaTGTTGTTCAAATGCTCACTGGCTCATCGGAATCTCCCCGGCCACCGCAACACCCACCAACCCCATCTTCAAAACCTTGTTCTGTTCCTCCTTCTTCTCAAGACCCTTTTCAATCTTCCAAAAACTTCCCGATTCCTCCCATCAAAACCGCCCCTAAGAAACAACAGAGTTTCAAGCTCTACGAACGAAGAAATCACCTCAAGAATAGTCTCATGATCAATACCCTAATCCCCAATTTCTCCGGTTCTGGTGCGGCAGCGGGTTTTTCTCCTCGCAACGTTGAGATTCTCTCTCCTAGCATCCTTGATTTTCCTTCTCTTGCTCTTAGTCCTGTTACGCCGTTGAATGATGACCCGTTGTTTGATAAATCGTCGTCGTCGCCGTCGCTTGGGAGCTCGTCGGAGGAAGAGAGAGCGATTGCTGAAAAGGGGTTTTACTTGCATCCATCGCCGATGAATACACCTAGAGCCGCTGACCCGCCGCAGCTTCTTTCTCTGTTTCCGGAAACTTCGCCTAGGGTTTCTGGATCATCGTCTTCTTCGTAA